The nucleotide sequence GGCCAAGAACTCTGGAGCAAAGTCAGAGTTGGCTCCCCCTCAATGTTCTCGATCGGAACCGGAAGATTTCTTGTTAGACTAGCAAAGCTCTTAAAATCCCATTGAGATTGACGAACGATGGCAGTCCCCAAGAAGAAAACCTCCAAACGCAAGCGTCGCAGCCGCTTTGCCACCTGGAACCGCAAAGCCGACCTCCAAGCTCAAAAGGCGCTGTCTCTGGGTAAAGCCGTGCTGTCTCAGAGAAACACTGGCTTCTACTACCCGCCTAACGAGGTAGAAGAAGAGGAAGACGACTAGATCGTCCGCTTGCCAGTCCCTCGACCGGTTGGAAAGCCGCTATCCTCGGCGATCG is from Synechococcus sp. PCC 7336 and encodes:
- a CDS encoding 50S ribosomal protein L32, whose amino-acid sequence is MAVPKKKTSKRKRRSRFATWNRKADLQAQKALSLGKAVLSQRNTGFYYPPNEVEEEEDD